The Alteripontixanthobacter sp. genome has a window encoding:
- a CDS encoding ATP-binding protein — protein sequence MVSLRGDIVNRIRRLPKPTSSSEALQPIFEAVSNAIHAVDDVERSGNIEINIETETESSKFRATISDDGIGLNGERFNAFLTTDTGFKISRGGKGVGRLLWLDAFQTVRVSSIFEKENALHRREFDFVLDDVDQVQNMKITKLQKGSAKTGTVVVLTGLRGNAYPAAFPVRTETIVKHFGSHFLAEFIFGNTPPITLHVDGQTFEFPSEIQNLLIEDRGESIVSSDDFGELKLRHFVFENSASANFPGNHQLHLIANGRTVTTRKLDGLLGVGKIGEGGNEVYHGCVTANFLDARVNQERTNFNFSEDVAENITKICVKAAAADALSEELLQYEETRKEAMLAFVEEYPSFGFASVDDLLDKAPKNATKPEQFAQALIPTRIRRDKDRTSRVQTIVAKLESGEALPEDFGALIREAADDVRAEEQRQLTEYVLRRRVVLDVLDQLIRRIRERGDRADDHNLEETVHNFICPMRMRGDDPTRVEEADHDLWIVDERLTFARYFASDVPFSQMLTDDDASNDRSDLLIWDRLHGLGFEDGEPLKRVILIEFKRPGLTSYKERYSPMNQVSRYLDRLKKGEIEGIDRLPVRIADDCIFYCYVVADIRGDLDIHTSTWKTTADGRGRWTEIGGKYRGTLEVIEWRDLVSDARARNSAFIELAR from the coding sequence ATGGTATCGCTTCGAGGTGACATCGTAAATCGTATCAGAAGATTGCCTAAGCCAACGTCATCATCAGAGGCATTACAACCAATTTTTGAAGCCGTAAGCAACGCAATCCATGCTGTGGACGATGTGGAGCGATCCGGGAATATCGAAATAAACATCGAGACCGAAACTGAGTCATCCAAATTCCGTGCAACTATTTCGGACGACGGCATAGGTCTAAATGGCGAACGGTTTAACGCATTTTTGACGACTGATACGGGCTTTAAAATTTCGCGCGGTGGCAAGGGTGTAGGACGATTACTGTGGCTCGATGCTTTTCAGACGGTTAGGGTTTCTTCTATATTTGAGAAAGAAAATGCTCTCCATCGTCGGGAATTTGACTTTGTGCTCGATGATGTCGACCAAGTACAAAACATGAAAATCACAAAGTTGCAGAAAGGGAGCGCGAAAACTGGTACTGTCGTTGTGTTGACTGGCTTAAGGGGCAATGCTTACCCAGCTGCATTTCCAGTAAGAACCGAAACAATTGTGAAGCATTTTGGCTCTCATTTTTTGGCGGAGTTTATTTTCGGAAATACGCCCCCGATTACCCTCCACGTAGATGGTCAAACTTTTGAGTTTCCTTCGGAAATACAGAACCTGCTGATCGAAGATCGAGGGGAATCTATCGTATCTTCTGACGACTTCGGAGAGCTTAAACTTAGACATTTTGTTTTTGAAAATTCGGCAAGCGCTAACTTTCCCGGCAATCATCAACTGCATCTCATTGCGAATGGTAGGACCGTCACAACACGAAAGCTGGATGGCCTTCTCGGTGTCGGCAAGATTGGAGAGGGGGGTAACGAAGTCTACCACGGTTGCGTTACCGCTAATTTCTTGGACGCGAGGGTTAACCAAGAACGTACTAACTTCAATTTTTCTGAAGATGTGGCTGAGAATATTACCAAAATTTGCGTTAAGGCTGCGGCTGCTGACGCACTTTCAGAAGAACTTTTACAGTATGAAGAAACTCGCAAAGAGGCGATGTTAGCATTTGTCGAAGAGTATCCCTCCTTTGGTTTTGCATCAGTTGATGACTTGCTGGACAAAGCACCAAAGAATGCCACCAAACCTGAACAATTCGCACAGGCGCTCATCCCGACACGAATAAGGCGTGACAAAGACCGAACTAGTCGAGTCCAAACCATAGTCGCAAAGTTGGAATCTGGTGAGGCTTTGCCTGAAGATTTTGGAGCTCTTATACGCGAAGCGGCTGACGATGTTCGCGCAGAAGAGCAGCGGCAGTTGACAGAGTATGTTCTAAGAAGGCGGGTGGTATTAGACGTGCTAGACCAGCTTATTCGTCGGATAAGAGAGCGAGGTGATCGAGCTGACGATCATAACCTTGAAGAGACCGTTCACAATTTTATCTGTCCGATGCGTATGCGCGGCGATGACCCAACGAGGGTGGAGGAAGCAGATCACGATCTATGGATCGTGGACGAGCGTCTGACCTTCGCCAGATATTTTGCCTCTGACGTTCCGTTCTCTCAAATGTTGACGGACGACGACGCTTCAAACGATCGGTCGGATTTGCTCATTTGGGATAGGCTGCATGGACTAGGGTTCGAAGACGGCGAGCCTCTAAAACGGGTTATTTTGATAGAATTCAAACGCCCAGGGCTTACCAGCTACAAGGAACGTTATTCACCAATGAACCAAGTCTCACGATACTTGGATCGATTAAAGAAGGGTGAAATTGAGGGTATAGACCGTTTGCCAGTCCGTATCGCTGATGACTGCATTTTTTACTGTTATGTCGTGGCTGATATCCGTGGCGATTTGGATATTCATACCTCAACGTGGAAAACCACTGCCGATGGTCGTGGTCGGTGGACTGAGATTGGCGGTAAATACCGCGGAACCTTAGAGGTGATTGAGTGGCGTGATCTAGTGAGCGATGCCCGCGCAAGAAATTCAGCGTTCATCGAGCTAGCGAGATAG
- the lepA gene encoding translation elongation factor 4: protein MTELSHIRNFSIIAHIDHGKSTLADRLIQHCGGLTAREMSEQVLDNMDIEKERGITIKAQTVRLNYTAKDGETYELNLMDTPGHVDFAYEVSRSLAACEGALLVVDAAQGVEAQTLANVYQSIEHDHEIVPVINKIDLPAAEPEQVRAEIEEVIGLDASDAVLTSAKSGIGIEDVLEAVVARIPPPKGERDAPLTASLVDSWYDPYLGVVILVRVISGELKKGQQIRFMQGGTQHLVDRVGAFTPKRIDLPELGPGEIGFITAQIKEVEQARVGDTITTVKGGADKALPGYKEVQPVVFCGLFPVDAADFEKLRESIGKLRLNDASFSYEMESSAALGFGFRCGFLGLLHLEIIQERLTREYDLDLITTAPSVVYRIHLGKTKNEDATTIELHNPADFPDVNRIELIEEPWIKATIYTPDEYLGSILKLCQDRRGIQTQLTYVGGRAQVTYELPLNEVVFDFYDRLKSISRGYASFDYEQIGLREGDLVKMNILVNAEPVDALSLIVHRAVAEERGRGMCERLKDLIPRHMFKVPIQAAIGGKIIARETIAALRKDVTAKCYGGDISRKKKLLEKQKKGKAKMREYGNVSIPQEAFIAALRMGEE from the coding sequence ATGACCGAACTTTCCCACATCCGCAATTTCAGCATTATCGCCCATATCGACCACGGTAAGAGCACGCTGGCAGACCGCCTGATCCAGCATTGCGGCGGCCTGACCGCGCGCGAGATGTCGGAGCAGGTGCTCGACAACATGGATATCGAGAAAGAGCGCGGCATCACCATCAAGGCGCAGACCGTTCGCCTGAACTACACCGCGAAGGATGGCGAGACGTATGAGCTCAACCTGATGGACACCCCGGGCCATGTCGATTTCGCTTACGAGGTATCGCGCAGCCTTGCCGCCTGCGAAGGCGCGTTGCTGGTGGTGGATGCGGCGCAGGGGGTTGAGGCGCAGACGCTCGCCAATGTCTATCAGTCGATCGAGCACGACCACGAGATCGTCCCGGTCATCAACAAGATCGACCTGCCCGCCGCCGAGCCCGAGCAGGTCCGGGCGGAGATCGAGGAAGTCATCGGCCTGGATGCCAGCGACGCGGTGCTGACCAGCGCCAAATCGGGCATCGGGATCGAGGATGTGCTGGAAGCCGTCGTCGCCCGTATCCCTCCGCCCAAGGGGGAGCGCGACGCGCCGCTCACCGCCAGCCTGGTCGATAGCTGGTACGACCCCTATCTCGGCGTGGTGATCCTGGTGCGCGTGATCTCGGGCGAGCTCAAGAAGGGCCAGCAGATCAGGTTCATGCAGGGCGGCACGCAGCATCTGGTGGACCGCGTGGGCGCCTTCACCCCCAAACGTATCGACCTGCCCGAACTCGGCCCCGGCGAAATCGGCTTCATCACTGCGCAGATCAAGGAGGTGGAGCAGGCCCGCGTCGGCGACACCATCACCACGGTCAAGGGCGGGGCGGACAAGGCGCTGCCCGGCTACAAGGAAGTGCAGCCGGTGGTGTTTTGCGGGCTGTTCCCCGTCGATGCCGCCGATTTCGAGAAACTGCGCGAAAGTATCGGCAAGCTGCGGCTGAACGATGCCAGCTTCAGTTACGAGATGGAAAGCAGCGCCGCGTTGGGCTTCGGTTTTCGCTGCGGCTTCCTGGGGCTGCTCCATCTGGAGATCATCCAGGAGCGGCTGACCCGCGAATATGATCTCGACCTTATCACCACCGCCCCCTCGGTCGTGTACCGCATCCACCTCGGCAAGACCAAGAACGAGGATGCCACCACGATAGAGCTGCACAATCCCGCCGATTTCCCCGATGTCAACCGGATCGAGCTGATCGAGGAGCCGTGGATCAAGGCCACGATCTACACGCCCGACGAATATCTTGGCTCCATCCTGAAGCTCTGCCAGGATCGGCGCGGTATCCAGACGCAGCTGACTTATGTTGGCGGCCGCGCGCAGGTGACGTACGAGCTACCGCTGAACGAGGTGGTGTTCGATTTCTACGACCGCCTGAAATCCATCTCGCGCGGCTATGCCAGCTTCGATTACGAACAGATCGGCCTGCGCGAAGGCGATCTGGTGAAGATGAACATCCTGGTGAATGCGGAACCCGTGGATGCGCTCAGCCTGATCGTCCACCGCGCCGTGGCCGAAGAGCGCGGCCGCGGCATGTGCGAACGGCTGAAAGACCTCATCCCCCGCCACATGTTCAAAGTGCCCATCCAGGCCGCCATCGGCGGCAAGATCATAGCCCGCGAAACCATCGCCGCGCTGCGCAAGGACGTGACGGCAAAGTGCTACGGCGGCGACATCAGCCGCAAGAAAAAGCTGCTGGAAAAGCAGAAAAAGGGCAAGGCGAAGATGCGGGAATATGGCAATGTTTCAATTCCGCAAGAAGCGTTTATCGCCGCGCTGCGGATGGGGGAGGAGTAG
- a CDS encoding EAL domain-containing protein, whose protein sequence is MAFGVTRKKHEGGGLSGHAARARASQPAYYGNNTAERAALLEALESANLGWFWLCDAAGHLTYLSPNALESLGEYGADVVGKPMTHIMSTVQSIEGEDSSRPLNFLLGSRAPIRDLTTRLGEEGAERLWRISGKPQFDTETEFTGYVGSILDVTKSHKEFQAASRLAEYDNLTGLANRHRMERRLDQTLKKLKAAKRSFALVMLDLDRFKQVNDSLGHPAGDELLKQVSDRLRKIIGAKGEIARVGGDEFQIIMPDAEDRGDLGDLADEIIEMISQPYSIDGSRATIGTSIGMAIAPYDGVEADELVSAADMALYAAKGGGRGQFRFYSSDLKEEANLSRQIEEDLRDALARDEIELHYQPLVNAKSHEVECFEALIRWNHSQRGPVSPELFIPIAEETKLIFDIGEWALERACRDAMEWPKNVKVAVNLSAMQFTTDDLPGLVERALQRSGLEAARLELEITENVFLGDPRDTERIFAELKALGVRLALDDFGTGYSSLGYLRHAPIDKIKIDQSFVRGCTQGGNNSAIISAVVNLATALGMETVAEGVEAADELELVAARGCHLVQGYIFSRPLPQDDVKQRFADGGLKFKPVGPKKSRAKRRTLYRRIAVIHEDHRYSVMLRNLSTTGARIEGLLYVPEGTQVVLDLGGGQLAVATVRYSNEAMQGLEFETALVNDGAGGLCTRHRVSPYALAAAGMPLAALPDKYHPLAAANQGEGASSRPNFVEIQVGG, encoded by the coding sequence ATGGCATTTGGCGTTACGAGAAAAAAGCATGAGGGGGGCGGGCTTTCCGGCCATGCCGCCCGTGCGCGCGCCAGCCAGCCCGCCTACTATGGCAATAACACCGCAGAACGCGCCGCTTTGCTGGAGGCGCTGGAATCCGCCAATCTCGGCTGGTTCTGGTTGTGCGATGCCGCTGGCCATTTGACCTATCTTTCACCCAATGCGCTGGAAAGCCTGGGCGAATACGGGGCAGACGTGGTCGGCAAACCGATGACGCACATCATGTCCACGGTACAATCGATCGAAGGGGAGGATTCCTCCCGCCCGCTCAATTTCCTGCTCGGCTCGCGCGCGCCGATCCGGGATTTGACGACCAGACTTGGCGAGGAGGGGGCCGAACGGCTCTGGCGGATCAGCGGGAAGCCCCAATTCGACACGGAGACTGAATTTACCGGCTATGTCGGTTCGATCCTTGATGTCACCAAGTCCCACAAGGAATTCCAGGCCGCCTCGCGCTTGGCGGAATATGACAACCTTACCGGCCTGGCCAATCGCCACCGGATGGAAAGGCGGCTCGATCAGACGCTCAAGAAGCTGAAAGCGGCCAAACGCAGCTTTGCGTTGGTCATGCTGGATCTGGACCGGTTCAAACAGGTGAACGATAGCCTGGGTCATCCGGCAGGCGACGAATTGCTCAAGCAGGTGTCGGACCGCTTGCGCAAAATCATCGGTGCAAAGGGTGAAATTGCACGCGTTGGCGGTGACGAGTTCCAGATCATCATGCCCGATGCGGAAGATCGCGGCGATCTGGGCGATCTGGCAGACGAGATCATCGAGATGATTTCGCAGCCCTATTCTATCGATGGCAGCCGGGCCACGATCGGCACCTCCATCGGCATGGCCATCGCGCCGTATGACGGGGTTGAAGCGGATGAGCTGGTGAGCGCCGCAGATATGGCGCTCTACGCTGCGAAGGGCGGCGGACGCGGACAATTCCGCTTTTATTCCAGTGATCTGAAGGAGGAGGCCAACCTCAGTCGCCAGATCGAGGAAGATCTGCGCGACGCGTTGGCTCGTGACGAGATCGAGTTGCATTACCAGCCTCTGGTCAATGCCAAATCGCACGAGGTCGAATGTTTCGAAGCGCTGATCCGCTGGAATCACTCGCAGCGGGGGCCGGTAAGTCCCGAGCTGTTCATTCCTATCGCCGAAGAGACAAAGCTGATTTTCGATATCGGCGAATGGGCGCTGGAACGGGCTTGCCGCGATGCGATGGAATGGCCGAAAAACGTCAAGGTGGCGGTCAATCTGTCCGCGATGCAATTTACCACCGACGATCTGCCCGGACTGGTCGAACGCGCGCTTCAGCGTAGCGGCCTAGAGGCAGCGCGGCTGGAACTGGAGATTACCGAAAACGTGTTTCTCGGCGATCCGCGCGATACCGAGCGCATTTTCGCAGAGCTGAAGGCACTCGGCGTCCGGCTCGCTCTCGACGATTTCGGAACCGGCTATTCCTCGCTGGGCTATCTGCGTCACGCGCCTATCGACAAGATCAAGATCGACCAGAGTTTCGTGCGTGGTTGCACGCAAGGGGGCAACAACTCGGCAATTATATCCGCCGTCGTCAACCTTGCCACTGCACTCGGCATGGAGACCGTGGCCGAAGGGGTGGAGGCGGCCGACGAGCTCGAGCTGGTGGCCGCGCGCGGTTGCCATTTGGTGCAGGGTTACATCTTCTCGCGCCCGCTGCCGCAAGACGATGTGAAGCAGCGCTTCGCCGACGGAGGACTGAAGTTCAAGCCGGTCGGTCCCAAGAAATCGCGCGCCAAGCGGCGCACGCTGTATCGCCGGATTGCGGTAATCCATGAAGATCACCGCTATTCCGTCATGCTGCGCAACCTTTCCACCACCGGCGCGCGGATCGAGGGGCTGCTTTACGTGCCGGAGGGGACGCAGGTCGTGCTCGATCTGGGTGGGGGCCAGCTGGCGGTGGCCACCGTGCGTTATTCAAACGAAGCGATGCAGGGGCTGGAATTCGAAACCGCGCTGGTGAACGACGGGGCAGGGGGGCTGTGCACCCGCCACCGTGTCTCGCCATACGCTCTTGCCGCAGCCGGAATGCCGCTGGCGGCGCTGCCGGACAAGTACCATCCGCTTGCTGCGGCCAATCAGGGCGAGGGCGCCAGCTCGCGGCCGAACTTCGTGGAAATACAGGTCGGCGGCTGA
- a CDS encoding alpha/beta fold hydrolase, giving the protein MGNGTADTVKLEDEAAQSTTALGPMIGLAREDFVGAIALLLRETASDPKRTMKHAAEMGQDMIKIMTGQSELAPDPKDKRFKDPAWQFNPFFRAGAQYYLAVQKGMSNWLNDLELDELERDRANFISNIIIDSLAPTNTLAGNPMAQKQIVNSGGLSLIKGLKNAYDDMVHNKGMVSQVDKRPFELGKNIAISEGSVVLRTEMMELVHYAPSTDEVYEIPQLTIPPQINKMYINDLSPEKSVVKWQVDNGIQTFVISWRNPTKEQGSWDMADYVRSCREAMEAVSKITKSKKVNVSAGCSGGQTAALVASKLAADGEDLLGALTLMVCVLHPKQNDIEAGSLVSENGMALARGRAAKKGVIKGDDLARGFAWLRPNDLIWNYVINNYLLGQDPPAFDVLYWNADATNLSGSLMGDFLTLFETLAFTRQGEVEMADHKIDLSKVTADLFILGGVTDHITPWKATYRSTRLFGSKDVTYVLSQSGHMQAILNPPGNPKAKYFVQKKDGPLPDTADAWLQGTEEVGGSWWPYWRDWVQARSGKQKAAPKKLGNQTYKPLDPAPGLYVREEV; this is encoded by the coding sequence ATGGGCAACGGCACCGCCGACACCGTCAAGCTGGAAGACGAAGCCGCGCAATCGACCACCGCGCTTGGCCCGATGATCGGGCTGGCACGGGAAGATTTCGTCGGCGCTATCGCATTGCTGCTCCGCGAAACCGCATCCGATCCCAAGCGCACGATGAAGCACGCCGCCGAGATGGGGCAGGACATGATCAAAATCATGACCGGCCAGAGCGAGCTGGCGCCCGATCCCAAGGACAAGCGGTTCAAGGATCCGGCTTGGCAATTCAACCCCTTCTTCCGCGCCGGCGCGCAATATTACCTCGCCGTGCAGAAGGGCATGTCCAACTGGCTGAACGATCTGGAGCTGGACGAGCTGGAGCGCGACCGCGCCAATTTCATCTCCAACATCATCATCGACAGCCTGGCGCCGACCAATACGTTGGCCGGCAATCCGATGGCGCAGAAACAGATCGTCAACAGCGGCGGGCTCAGCCTGATCAAGGGTTTGAAAAACGCCTATGACGATATGGTCCACAACAAAGGCATGGTCAGCCAGGTCGACAAGCGGCCGTTCGAATTGGGCAAGAACATCGCCATTTCCGAAGGCTCGGTAGTCCTGCGGACCGAGATGATGGAGCTGGTGCATTACGCGCCGAGCACCGATGAAGTTTACGAGATCCCGCAGCTCACCATCCCGCCGCAGATCAACAAGATGTATATCAACGATCTGTCGCCCGAAAAATCGGTGGTGAAATGGCAGGTCGATAACGGTATCCAGACCTTCGTGATTTCCTGGCGCAATCCGACCAAGGAACAGGGCAGCTGGGACATGGCCGATTATGTCCGTTCCTGCCGCGAGGCGATGGAAGCGGTCAGCAAGATTACCAAATCGAAGAAGGTCAACGTCTCGGCAGGCTGCTCGGGCGGGCAGACCGCCGCGCTGGTCGCCAGCAAGCTGGCCGCCGATGGCGAAGACCTGCTCGGCGCGCTGACGCTGATGGTATGCGTGCTGCACCCCAAGCAGAACGATATCGAGGCGGGTTCGCTCGTCAGCGAAAACGGCATGGCGCTGGCGCGGGGACGCGCCGCCAAGAAGGGCGTGATCAAGGGGGACGATCTGGCGCGCGGCTTTGCCTGGCTGCGCCCCAACGACCTGATCTGGAATTATGTCATCAACAATTACCTGCTGGGGCAGGATCCACCGGCATTCGACGTGTTGTACTGGAACGCGGATGCCACCAACCTTTCGGGCAGCCTGATGGGCGATTTCCTGACCTTGTTCGAAACGCTCGCCTTCACCAGGCAGGGCGAAGTCGAAATGGCCGATCACAAGATCGATCTGAGCAAGGTTACCGCAGATTTGTTTATCCTGGGCGGGGTGACCGACCATATCACTCCATGGAAAGCGACCTATCGCTCCACCCGCCTGTTCGGCAGCAAGGATGTGACCTATGTGCTCAGCCAGTCGGGCCACATGCAGGCGATCCTCAACCCGCCGGGCAATCCCAAGGCCAAGTATTTCGTCCAGAAAAAGGATGGCCCGCTGCCCGATACCGCCGATGCGTGGTTGCAGGGAACCGAAGAAGTCGGCGGAAGTTGGTGGCCATATTGGCGCGATTGGGTTCAAGCCCGATCCGGCAAGCAGAAAGCCGCGCCGAAGAAGCTCGGCAACCAGACTTACAAACCGCTCGACCCTGCGCCCGGACTCTATGTCCGCGAAGAGGTCTGA
- a CDS encoding alpha/beta fold hydrolase, protein MRVGGRELRVAHWRLDRPSDHLPVLFFNGIGANIEAVAPLAEALDDRPFIMFDMPGIGGSPDPVVPYNTVTMAWTASKLLDKLGVDKVDVMGVSWGGAMAQHFAIQHGGRTRRLILCATSAGMLMVPGNPAALSKMADPRRYIDAGFMKEHFQTLYGGALAETKGKLDHIRRLKAPSPRGYMYQLIAMLGWTSAPALPFMRKQTLVMMGDDDQIVPLANGKFLDKLMPNSELLVMKGGGHLFLLSHSDESVSAIREFLDRPEEAELSKAA, encoded by the coding sequence ATGCGCGTGGGCGGGCGCGAACTGCGCGTGGCTCACTGGCGGCTCGATCGGCCCAGTGACCACCTGCCGGTGCTGTTCTTCAACGGGATCGGTGCAAACATAGAAGCGGTGGCCCCGCTTGCCGAAGCGCTCGACGATCGGCCGTTCATCATGTTCGACATGCCCGGTATCGGCGGATCGCCCGATCCGGTGGTCCCCTACAACACCGTTACGATGGCATGGACGGCCAGCAAGCTGCTCGACAAGCTTGGCGTGGACAAGGTCGATGTGATGGGCGTCAGCTGGGGCGGCGCGATGGCGCAGCATTTCGCAATCCAGCACGGTGGGCGCACCCGCCGCCTTATCCTGTGCGCGACCAGCGCAGGGATGCTGATGGTGCCCGGCAATCCCGCCGCGCTCAGCAAGATGGCCGATCCGCGCCGCTATATCGATGCCGGCTTCATGAAGGAGCATTTCCAGACGCTTTACGGCGGCGCATTGGCGGAAACCAAGGGCAAGCTGGATCATATCCGCCGCCTGAAGGCGCCCAGCCCGCGCGGTTACATGTATCAGCTGATCGCGATGCTCGGCTGGACCAGCGCCCCGGCGCTACCCTTCATGCGCAAGCAGACGCTGGTGATGATGGGCGATGACGACCAGATCGTTCCGCTCGCCAATGGCAAGTTCCTCGACAAGCTGATGCCGAATAGCGAGCTGTTGGTGATGAAAGGCGGCGGACACCTGTTCCTGCTGAGCCATTCGGATGAAAGCGTCTCCGCGATCCGCGAATTTCTTGACCGTCCGGAGGAAGCGGAACTGAGCAAGGCAGCCTAG
- a CDS encoding FAD-dependent oxidoreductase → MTRHIAIIGSGPAGYYTAEAAQKHWAKDDGEDVQVDIFDALPVPYGLIRTGVAPDHQSIKGVSRRYEKVALTDNVRFAGNVMVGRDITIPELGQLYDAVVLATGAPNDRELDIPGHDLGNSFGSAAFVGWYNGHPQFADLAPDLSGKHAAVIGMGNVALDVARILAKTETEFAESDIVAHALDALRASNIETITIIGRRGPHQIAMTPKELGELGQLERAAPHVDPRDLPEPEEDAILEPGLRKSVTLLRDYAATPEHIRAEKRLAIEFDMYASPIAFHGEGKVTAVEVEETTIEKGRAVGTGKTYRVPADLVVSCIGYRTSPIPDVPFDERMGRFANDEGRILPGLYCVGWARRGPTGTIGTNRPDGYGLMEKIVEDIASGAIGRADKQGRIGFDALAEKRGLDVVTFRDWKHIEAAETAAARDGAPREKFVDVAAMIKARG, encoded by the coding sequence ATGACGCGCCACATCGCAATCATCGGCTCGGGCCCGGCAGGCTACTACACGGCAGAGGCCGCTCAGAAGCATTGGGCGAAGGACGATGGCGAGGATGTGCAGGTCGATATATTCGACGCGTTGCCCGTGCCTTACGGCCTGATCCGCACCGGCGTCGCGCCCGATCACCAGTCGATCAAGGGCGTTTCCCGGCGTTACGAGAAAGTCGCGCTGACCGACAATGTCCGCTTCGCCGGCAATGTGATGGTGGGCCGCGACATCACCATTCCCGAACTCGGCCAGCTTTACGATGCGGTGGTGCTCGCCACCGGCGCGCCGAATGACCGGGAGCTGGATATTCCCGGCCACGATCTCGGCAATAGTTTCGGCAGCGCCGCCTTTGTCGGCTGGTATAATGGTCACCCGCAATTTGCCGATCTGGCGCCCGACCTGTCCGGCAAGCACGCGGCGGTGATCGGCATGGGCAATGTCGCATTGGATGTCGCGCGTATTCTGGCGAAGACCGAGACCGAATTCGCCGAAAGCGATATCGTCGCCCATGCGCTCGACGCCCTGCGCGCCTCGAATATCGAGACCATCACGATCATCGGCCGCCGGGGTCCGCACCAGATCGCCATGACGCCCAAGGAGCTGGGCGAACTCGGCCAGCTCGAACGCGCCGCCCCGCATGTCGATCCGCGCGACCTGCCCGAGCCGGAGGAGGATGCGATCCTGGAGCCCGGCCTGCGAAAATCGGTGACCCTGCTGCGCGATTATGCCGCCACACCCGAACACATCCGCGCTGAAAAACGCCTCGCCATCGAATTCGACATGTATGCCAGCCCCATCGCCTTCCATGGTGAGGGGAAGGTTACAGCTGTCGAGGTCGAGGAAACCACGATCGAAAAAGGCCGCGCGGTCGGCACCGGGAAGACTTACCGCGTCCCCGCCGATCTGGTGGTCAGCTGCATCGGATATCGCACCAGCCCGATCCCCGACGTGCCGTTCGACGAACGGATGGGCCGCTTCGCCAATGATGAAGGGCGCATCCTCCCCGGCCTGTACTGCGTCGGCTGGGCGCGGCGCGGGCCGACCGGAACCATCGGCACCAACCGTCCCGACGGGTACGGATTGATGGAGAAGATCGTAGAGGATATCGCCAGCGGAGCAATCGGGCGCGCCGACAAGCAGGGCCGAATAGGTTTCGATGCGCTGGCGGAAAAGCGCGGGCTCGACGTGGTCACCTTCCGCGACTGGAAACATATCGAAGCCGCCGAAACCGCCGCTGCCCGCGACGGTGCCCCGCGTGAGAAATTCGTGGATGTCGCAGCGATGATCAAGGCGCGCGGGTGA